The following DNA comes from Mesorhizobium sp. B2-1-8.
TCGCGGCCTTGCCGGATACTCTGTGACGCTTCCCGCCTGGCACGAGGAGCCGATTGCGAAACGCCATGATCGGGCCTCGTTCGATTGCGGCGATGCGCAGATGAACGATTTTCTGCGGCGGTTCGCGCGGCAAAGCCACGAACAGAATGCCGCCAAGACTTTCTGTGCGATCGACGATGCGGCTTTGGACCGGATCCTTGGCTTCTATACGATCGCGCCGTCAGCCATTGCTCACGAAACCGTGCCGGAGACGATGACGAGAGGCTTGGCGCGGCACGAGGTTTCCGGCTTCAAGCTTGCCCGGCTGGCGACCGACCGCAGCGTCGCCAGGCAAGGCCTCGGAG
Coding sequences within:
- a CDS encoding GNAT family N-acetyltransferase; amino-acid sequence: MTLPAWHEEPIAKRHDRASFDCGDAQMNDFLRRFARQSHEQNAAKTFCAIDDAALDRILGFYTIAPSAIAHETVPETMTRGLARHEVSGFKLARLATDRSVARQGLGGQLLAAAALRCLRLAGEGGGILLIIDAKSERAARWYASYGAERLQGSNLILVMPLATFATDLRAKGLL